A window of the Henckelia pumila isolate YLH828 chromosome 3, ASM3356847v2, whole genome shotgun sequence genome harbors these coding sequences:
- the LOC140888747 gene encoding protein TRAUCO-like produces the protein MGLKSTIKAASVLYSSTPMDILGATIDPESSVNDFGKDLQAAPSEKASDLGNPLVLDSDRNDSTKSPDSFPELGDDGKEEPPRKKQISPSNFPKPESHVLDSSSPADTIIPVPQEPKLPPFVPKSGNKLKNKKKKSKDVWVTTSRKGKKKTKHASNGSHNPKNPISIYGSLADKMLMPPPFSRSPDKYDDNPELKICLSKVFKAEKIELSEDRLTASTTKGYRMLRATRGVTEGAWYFEIKVLHLGETGHTRLGWSTGKGDLQAPVGFYGNSYGYRDVDGSKVHKALREKYGEEGYKEGDVIGFYINLPDGGSYVPDPLCLDSNKVQLCASATGAKEDPLKAVPGSEISFFKNGICQGIAFRDLYGGRYYPAASMYTLPNQPNCVVKFCFGPGFERFPENFGERPIPRPMIEVPYQGYDGRVENGNPRKILRMSPMFRVLKEDDCDLVKAGEVVSQFQ, from the exons ATGGGCCTTAAGTCAACTATAAAAGCGGCGAGTGTCCTCTACTCCTCCACTCCGATGGACATACTCGGTGCTACCATTGATCCCGAGTCCTCTGTGAATGACTTCGGGAAAGACCTCCAAGCCGCTCCCTCTGAAAAAGCCTCCGATTTGGGGAATCCACTGGTCCTCGATTCCGATCGAAACGACTCCACCAAGTCCCCTGATTCTTTCCCAGAACTCGGTGATGATGGCAAGGAGGAACCTCCTCGGAAGAAGCAAATTAGTCCATCAAATTTTCCCAAGCCTGAATCTCATGTTTTAGACTCTTCCTCTCCCGCTGATACCATTATTCCGGTGCCTCAGGAACCAAAATTGCCTCCTTTCGTGCCGAAATCGGGGAACAAGTTGAAGAACAAAAAGAAGAAGAGCAAGGATGTCTGGGTGACCACTTCTAGGAAGGGAAAGAAAAAGACCAAGCACGCTTCCAACGGCAGCCATAACCCCAAGAATCCTATTAGCATCTATGGTTCACTGGCAGATAAAATGTTGATGCCCCCTCCATTCTCCAGATCTCCGGACAAATATGACGATAATCCAGAATTAAAAATCTGTCTTTCTAAAGTTTTCAAGGCCGAAAAGATCGAATTGAGTGAGGATAGACTTACTGCATCCACCACAAAGGGGTACAGAATGCTGAGGGCCACACGGGGAGTGACTGAGGGTGCGTGGTATTTTGAGATTAAAGTGCTGCATTTGGGCGAAACTGGGCACACGAGATTGGGGTGGTCCACTGGTAAAGGTGATTTGCAGGCACCTGTGGGATTTTATGGAAATAGTTATGGGTATAGGGATGTTGATGGCAGTAAAGTGCACAAGGCATTGAGGGAGAAGTATGGGGAGGAAGGGTACAAAGAAGGTGATGTTATTGGGTTCTATATTAATTTGCCGGATGGTGGTTCGTATGTCCCTGATCCTCTATGTTTGGATTCAAATAAGGTACAGCTGTGTGCTAGTGCTACAGGCGCCAAAGAGGATCCCCTGAAAGCTGTTCCTG GAAGTGAGATATCTTTTTTCAAAAATGGAATATGCCAGGGGATTGCTTTCAGAGATCTTTATGGCGGTCGTTATTACCCAGCTGCTTCAATGTACACTCTTCCGAATCAGCCAAATTGTGTTGTTAAATTCTGTTTTGGTCCTGGTTTTGAAAGGTTTCCTGAAAATTTTGGTGAACGTCCCATCCCGAGACCTATGATTGAAGTTCCATATCAGGGTTATGATGGTAGAGTTGAGAATG GTAATCCACGGAAAATTCTCAGAATGTCGCCTATGTTCAGAGTATTAAAAGAGGACGACTGTGATTTGGTGAAAGCTGGTGAAGTGGTGAGTCAATTTCAATAA
- the LOC140893391 gene encoding uncharacterized protein — MAPALVQKILNHLVTSRRLHKTLSICVVIFSFCCLIIYLAIHQPINYMNSVILSDLPTADSPDPTNISHLVFGLVGSEKAWRRRKTYIESWWRPNITRGYLFLDRPPGMPAWSPSAPPYKVSDDLTKLFRNTDVTAQRIIHGIMEAFREAADDINLRWLVMGDDDSIFFVDNIVDVLSTYDHTKYYYFGGQSEFILSNHWYSFSQGFGGAGFILSYPLAKVLAEDMENCLLRYRYTLKPAADLTAMSCIADIGVSLTPLKGLHQIDIRGDISGFLSSHPQFPLLSLHHFDFVDPLFPSMNRYESTRHLMAAAAADQSRMLQQTICYHRQNGWSLSISWGYSAHIYERIIPRGFLQFPLETFRPWGRSPRPPHYMFNTRRPSDHPCEAPHVFFFQAVHKKTEHDHPLITTFTRAWPRSLPACSGNTSAEFVYKILVHTPPTKRLEIDRSECCDILQIHDNKAEVKYRECMKNEIIA, encoded by the exons ATGGCTCCAGCACTAGTTCAAAAGATATTGAATCATTTAGTTACGAGTCGTCGTCTACACAAGACCCTTTCCATTTGTGTTGTAATCTTTTCATTTTGTTGCTTGATCATTTACCTCGCCATTCATCAACCCATAAATTACATGAATTCTGTCATCTTGTCTGATCTTCCCACTGCAGATTCTCCTGATCCGACCAATATCAGCCACCTCGTATTTGGCCTGGTGGGCTCAGAAAAAGCATGGcgtcgaagaaaaacttacatcGAATCCTGGTGGCGTCCAAACATCACACGGGGATACCTATTTTTGGATCGACCCCCGGGGATGCCAGCTTGGTCTCCATCAGCTCCTCCTTACAAAGTATCCGACGATCTCACCAAACTTTTCAGAAACACGGATGTCACGGCCCAACGGATCATACATGGCATCATGGAGGCTTTCAGAGAAGCTGCTGATGACATTAATCTTAGGTGGTTGGTAATGGGGGACGATGACTCCATATTTTTTGTGGATAATATAGTCGATGTTCTCTCAACATATGATCATACAAAGTACTACTATTTTGGGGGGCAGTCGGAGTTTATTTTGTCCAATCATTGGTATTCTTTCAGCCAGGGATTTGGAGGTGCTGGATTTATTTTGAGTTATCCTTTGGCTAAAGTGTTGGCGGAAGATATGGAGAATTGTCTGTTGAGATATAGGTATACTTTGAAACCTGCTGCTGATCTTACTGCAATGTCTTGTATTGCTGATATTGGAGTTAGCCTAACTCCCCTCAAAGGATTGCACCAG ATTGACATTCGTGGCGACATATCAGGTTTCCTATCCTCCCACCCACAGTTCCCTTTACTCTCCCTTCACCATTTCGACTTTGTTGACCCACTCTTTCCCTCCATGAACCGATACGAATCCACACGCCACCTCATGGCTGCAGCAGCAGCCGATCAGTCCCGAATGCTGCAGCAAACTATCTGCTACCACCGACAAAACGGGTGGTCCTTATCCATTTCTTGGGGATATTCTGCTCATATATATGAAAGAATCATACCTCGAGGATTCTTACAGTTCCCCCTCGAAACCTTTAGGCCATGGGGAAGGAGCCCCCGCCCACCACATTACATGTTTAACACGCGCCGCCCATCAGATCATCCCTGTGAAGCCCCCCATGTTTTCTTTTTCCAAGCCGTCCATAAGAAAACAGAGCATGATCATCCGCTCATAACCACATTTACCCGAGCATGGCCTCGGAGTTTGCCTGCTTGTTCTGGGAACACTTCTGCTGAGTTTGTTTACAAAATTCTGGTACACACCCCACCCACAAAGCGTCTtgag attgatagaagtgaatGCTGTGACATCCTTCAAATACATGATAACAAGGCAGAGGTTAAATATAGGGAGTGCATGAAAAATGAGAtcattgcttaa
- the LOC140893034 gene encoding ABC transporter G family member 12-like, with the protein MEIEIEITTSQATVEGISGSTAEEAPAAYLAWEDLTVILPIFGNGSTRRLLDGLTGYALPGRIMAVMGPSGSGKSTFLDSLTGGVSGQALVTGNIYLNGRKRTADFGLLAYVTQEDVFLGTLTVRETIKYSASLRLPSSTPKHDMDEIIENTILEMGLQDCADRLIGNWHLRGISGGEKKRLSIALEILTKPGLLLLDEPTSGLDSASAFFVIQALKNVASGGRTVISSIHQPSSEVYALFDDLLLLSCGEMVYFGESKKTVEFFADAGFPCPSRRNPSDHFLRSINTDFDHVNNTLMGAQRIKDLKDNSSPLMNIATTEIRARLLHKYRSSKIAATVRTRVHKFSSSQGLDFTETRGSQATWWKQLSTLINRSFTNMSRDFGYYWLRIIVYITVSICVGSVFYNVGHRTEYKALLARAACGGFVSGFMTFMTIGGFPSFIEEMKIFYKERLKGHYGVGVFILSNFISSFPFLVTMSFSSASITYFMVKYHSGLSHYMFATVDLLFCIAVVESCMMVVASIVPNFLMGVIVGAGFMGIMMATSGFFRRLPELPKPFWRYPISYMNYMTWGLQGAYKNDMIGIEFESPLFGQPKLKGEEVLKSEMGISLKHSKWWDLAMVIGILITYRLLFFCILKFKEKALTKFRAFYVKRTVQRIKKRPSFRKSSAFPSARHNVHHSLSSQEGLNSPLY; encoded by the exons atggagatAGAGATAGAGATAACGACGAGTCAGGCAACTGTGGAAGGAATCTCGGGTTCTACTGCAGAAGAAGCTCCCGCAGCATATTTAGCATGGGAAGATTTAACAGTGATTTTACCCATTTTTGGGAATGGATCCACCAGAAGATTGTTAGACGGGTTAACGGGTTATGCTCTTCCGGGTAGGATCATGGCTGTTATGGGTCCTTCTGGATCCGGCAAGTCCACATTTCTTGATTCTTTAACAG GCGGGGTTTCAGGCCAAGCACTCGTCACTGGTAATATTTACCTTAATGGAAGGAAAAGGACAGCAGATTTTGGTCTCCTC GCTTATGTAACTCAAGAAGACGTTTTCTTGGGAACACTTACTGTAAGAGAAACCATAAAATACTCGGCCTCGTTGAGGCTACCAAGCAGCACACCGAAACATGACATGGATGAAATCATTGAAAATACCATACTTGAAATGGGACTTCAAGACTGTGCTGATCGTCTCATTGGAAACTGGCATTTGAGGGGCATAAGTGGCGGTGAGAAGAAGAGGCTGAGTATTGCTTTGGAGATTTTAACAAAACCAGGTCTCTTGTTACTTGATGAACCGACCAGTGGTCTAGACAGTGCGTCTGCTTTTTTCGTGATTCAAGCTCTTAAGAATGTGGCATCTGGTGGGAGAACAGTTATTTCCTCCATCCACCAGCCTAGCAGTGAGGTTTACGCCCTCTTTGATGATCTTTTACTGTTATCCTGCGGTGAAATGGTTTATTTCGGGGAAAGCAAAAAGACCGTAGag TTCTTTGCTGATGCGGGATTCCCTTGTCCTAGTAGAAGAAATCCATCAGACCATTTTCTTCGCAGTATAAACACAGACTTTGATCATGTAAACAACACTTTGATGGGAGCTCAAAGAATAAAA GATCTAAAAGATAATTCCAGCCCGCTAATGAATATAGCAACAACAGAAATCAGAGCAAGGCTTCTTCATAAATATCGAAGCTCGAAAATTGCGGCAACAGTGAGAACTAGAGTCCATAAATTCTCATCCTCT CAAGGACTTGATTTCACAGAAACCAGAGGAAGCCAGGCAACATGGTGGAAGCAACTTTCAACTTTGATAAACAGATCTTTCACCAATATGTCTAGAGATTTTGGATATTACTGGCTAAGAATCATCGTGTATATAACAGTATCCATTTGTGTTGGCTCTGTCTTTTACAATGTTGGACACAGAACTGAGTATAAGGCACTTCTAGCAAGGGCAGCATGTGGTGGATTTGTGTCAGGTTTTATGACATTCATGACCATTGGAGGATTCCCATCATTCATTGAAGAGATGAAG ATATTTTATAAAGAAAGGCTCAAAGGACATTATGGTGTTGGAGTGTTCATTCTTTCTAACTTCATCTCTTCGTTTCCATTCTTGGTAACAATGTCCTTTAGTTCGGCATCCATCACTTATTTCATGGTGAAGTATCACTCTGGCCTCTCCCACTATATGTTCGCCACGGTCGATCTTTTATTTTGCATAGCAGTAGTTGAGAGCTGCATGATGGTAGTGGCTTCAATCGTTCCCAATTTTCTGATGGGGGTCATTGTAGGGGCAGGCTTTATG GGCATTATGATGGCAACATCTGGTTTTTTCCGGCGCCTTCCCGAGCTTCCAAAGCCATTTTGGAGATACCCGATTTCATATATGAATTACATGACATGGGGCTTACAG GGAGCATACAAAAATGACATGATTGGGATCGAGTTCGAATCCCCTTTATTCGGTCAACCAAAACTGAAAGGTGAAGAAGTCCTCAAGTCTGAGATGGGAATTTCACTAAAACACTCAAAATGGTGGGACTTGGCAATGGTGATAGGCATTCTCATAACTTACAGACTACTGTTCTTCTGCATCCTAAAATTCAAGGAGAAGGCTCTGACAAAATTTCGAGCATTTTATGTGAAAAGAACTGTTCAACGTATCAAGAAGAGGCCTTCATTCAGAAAGTCATCGGCATTTCCTTCGGCGAGACATAATGTTCACCATTCCTTGTCTTCTCAAGAGGGTCTCAACTCTCCATTATATTAA
- the LOC140886252 gene encoding ABC transporter G family member 15-like yields MEIEAASGAVDLEMGMAWNEGEAYLVWEDLTVVVPNFGQGPTKKLLHGLTGFAEPGRIMAIMGPSGSGKSTLLDALAGRLSRNIFMTGNILLNGKKKRLDYGGVAYVTQEDVLLGTLTVRETISFSANLRLPNNMMSKEEVKEIVEATIVEMGLEDCGDRQIGNWQLRGISGGEKKRLSIALEILIRPRLLFLDEPTSGLDSASAFFVIQSIKNLARDGRTVISSVHQPSSEVFALFDDLFLLSGGQTVYFGEAKTAVKFFAEAGFQCPSRRNPSDHFLRCINSDFDVVTATLKGSQRLLLQETHKSSDPLMNLGTAAIKSVLVEKYRHSDYPKKARSRIRELSAIQAGVVIETAIKGSQASWWKQLHTLTNRSLLNMHRDVGYYWSRIVIYTMVALCVGTLFYDVGTSYTAILARGACGGFITGFMTFMSIGGFPSFIEEMKVFYRERLNGYYGVAVFILSNFLSSLPFLFAVSIITGTITFYMVKFRPEFSHYVFFCLNIFGCIAMVESVMMIVASLVPNFLMGLIAGAGVLGIMMMTAGFFRLLSDLPKPVWRYPISYIGYGAWSLQGAYKNDMVGLVFDPLVPGNPKLKGEDVVRNLFKIPLDHSKWWDLVAVYGLIVCYRLLFFVILKLKERLSPYFQSLYTKRALHRFKNRPSFKRKPSSSYPNSKSYQNNFHPLASQEGLNSPIPA; encoded by the exons ATGGAAATAGAGGCGGCGAGTGGTGCTGTTGATTTGGAGATGGGCATGGCGTGGAACGAGGGCGAGGCGTACTTGGTTTGGGAGGATTTGACGGTGGTGGTGCCCAATTTTGGGCAGGGTCCGACCAAGAAGTTGCTTCATGGGCTCACCGGATTTGCTGAACCTGGTCGGATCATGGCCATTATGGGTCCTTCTGGCTCTGGCAAATCCACTCTTCTTGATGCATTGGCTg GTAGATTATCAAGAAACATTTTCATGACAGGAAACATTCTTCTTAATGGAAAGAAAAAGAGGCTCGACTACGGTGGTGtt GCATATGTTACCCAAGAAGATGTGTTGTTAGGGACACTTACTGTACGAGAAACTATATCTTTCTCGGCCAACTTGAGGCTTCCGAACAACATGATGTCTAaggaagaagtaaaagaaataGTAGAGGCAACTATAGTGGAAATGGGACTTGAAGATTGTGGTGATCGGCAGATAGGAAACTGGcagttaagaggcataagtggTGGAGAAAAGAAAAGACTAAGTATCGCCCTCGAAATTCTCATACGACCCCGTTTGCTGTTTCTTGATGAACCAACCAGCGGCCTTGACAGTGCATCAGCATTTTTTGTCATTCAATCTATCAAGAATCTTGCTCGAGACGGAAGAACCGTTATCTCCTCTGTCCATCAGCCTAGTAGTGAAGTTTTTGCCCTGTTTGATGATCTTTTTTTACTATCCGGGGGCCAAACTGTTTACTTTGGAGAAGCAAAGACGGCAGTGAAG TTCTTCGCTGAAGCAGGGTTTCAGTGCCCAAGCAGGAGGAATCCATCGGATCATTTCTTGCGCTGTATTAACTCAGATTTTGATGTTGTGACGGCCACTCTCAAAGGGTCACAAAGACTACTACTccag GAAACACACAAATCATCAGACCCTTTGATGAATTTGGGAACGGCAGCTATCAAATCAGTGCTTGTTGAAAAATACAGGCATTCAGATTATCCAAAAAAGGCAAGATCAAGAATACGGGAGCTATCTGCCATA CAAGCTGGAGTTGTTATTGAAACTGCAATAAAAGGAAGCCAAGCAAGTTGGTGGAAACAGCTTCATACTTTAACAAACAGATCATTGTTGAATATGCATAGAGACGTTGGCTATTACTGGTCACGAATAGTTATATACACCATGGTTGCTTTGTGTGTTGGAACTCTATTCTACGATGTTGGCACGAGTTATACAGCGATCTTGGCTCGGGGAGCTTGTGGCGGATTTATCACCGGATTCATGACTTTCATGTCCATTGGAGGCTTTCCATCCTTTATCGAAGAAATGAAG GTGTTTTATCGGGAAAGGCTTAATGGGTATTACGGCGTTGCTGTGTTCATACTGTCCAACTTCCTCTCGTCCTTACCATTTTTGTTTGCAGTATCCATCATTACTGGGACAATAACATTCTATATGGTGAAATTTCGGCCCGAGTTCTCTCATTATGTCTTCTTCTGCCTAAACATTTTTGGGTGCATTGCTATGGTAGAGAGTGTCATGATGATCGTAGCTTCACTGGTTCCCAACTTCTTGATGGGGCTCATAGCCGGTGCCGGAGTTCTT gGGATTATGATGATGACTGCTGGATTCTTCCGTTTGCTGTCGGATCTTCCAAAACCTGTTTGGCGGTATCCCATTTCATACATTGGCTATGGGGCATGGTCACTGCAG GGAGCTTACAAAAACGACATGGTTGGGCTTGTATTCGACCCTCTAGTACCTGGAAATCCAAAACTAAAAGGAGAGGATGTTGTTCGGAATCTATTCAAAATACCATTAGATCACTCCAAATGgtgggatttggtagcagtatATGGACTGATAGTATGTTACAGGCTTCTTTTCTTTGTGATTCTCAAGTTGAAGGAGCGATTATCGCCCTACTTTCAGTCGCTTTACACCAAGAGAGCATTGCATCGTTTCAAGAACAGGCCATCGTTTAAGCGAAAACCCAGCAGCTCATATCCTAATTCCAAGAGCTACCAGAACAATTTTCACCCTTTGGCTTCTCAAGAGGGACTCAACTCACCTATTCCTGCCTAG